The following coding sequences are from one Beggiatoa alba B18LD window:
- a CDS encoding ABC transporter substrate-binding protein, translating to MRMHKKIIASLMAGVMFSGFSFSTFAAEEQFMPIPIYRTGPYAAAGIAVFGGFMDYMEMLNDRDGGVNGVKLVWEECETAYKADRAIECYERLKKQGATGATAFNFLGTPQIYAVMDRAATDKVPLVSIGYGRSDTLDGSVFDYVFPLTTTYWNQSTAKIKFIGQQEGGMDKLKGKKIAHVYHDSGYGKETIPVLELQAKKYGFTLEHFPVAHPGLEQKATWLQVRRMAPDWVVLRGFGVMNPTALKEAKQIGFPREKIVGVWWSGSEEDVMPAGDAAKGFIAAGFHPAGTDYPVIKEVMKHVYDKGKGTVDKNRIGSIYYNRGIIHGILNIEAIRVAQAKFGNKPLTGEQVRWGLEHLDLTEARVKELGAEGFLSPMKTSCANHEGSGKVRFMQWDGTKWVNISDWIEPDYELTMQLTKESAAKYAAEKGVKPRDCKAEDGSSL from the coding sequence ATGCGTATGCACAAAAAAATCATTGCCAGTTTAATGGCTGGGGTTATGTTTAGCGGTTTCAGCTTCAGCACGTTTGCTGCTGAAGAACAATTTATGCCCATTCCAATTTATCGCACAGGCCCATATGCAGCAGCGGGCATTGCGGTTTTTGGGGGGTTCATGGATTACATGGAGATGCTTAATGACCGTGATGGCGGGGTCAATGGGGTTAAATTAGTCTGGGAAGAGTGCGAAACGGCGTATAAAGCAGACCGTGCAATTGAATGTTATGAACGCCTGAAAAAACAAGGAGCAACAGGTGCTACCGCGTTTAACTTCTTAGGCACACCACAAATTTATGCGGTGATGGATAGAGCGGCAACGGATAAAGTACCTTTAGTTTCTATCGGTTATGGACGTTCTGATACGTTAGATGGTAGCGTTTTTGATTATGTATTTCCTTTAACAACCACTTATTGGAATCAATCCACCGCAAAAATTAAATTCATCGGTCAACAAGAAGGCGGTATGGATAAACTCAAGGGTAAGAAAATTGCCCATGTTTATCATGATTCTGGCTATGGTAAAGAAACTATCCCCGTTTTAGAGTTACAAGCGAAAAAATATGGGTTTACGCTGGAACATTTCCCCGTTGCTCACCCTGGTTTAGAACAAAAAGCCACGTGGTTACAAGTGCGTCGTATGGCTCCTGATTGGGTCGTCTTACGCGGTTTCGGGGTTATGAATCCTACCGCCCTGAAAGAAGCCAAGCAAATCGGTTTCCCGCGTGAAAAAATCGTTGGTGTCTGGTGGAGCGGTTCAGAGGAAGATGTGATGCCCGCAGGCGATGCCGCTAAAGGCTTTATTGCCGCTGGTTTCCATCCAGCTGGCACGGACTACCCTGTTATTAAAGAAGTCATGAAACATGTTTATGACAAAGGGAAAGGCACAGTTGATAAAAATCGTATCGGTTCAATCTACTACAATCGCGGTATCATCCACGGCATTTTAAATATTGAAGCCATTCGTGTGGCACAAGCGAAATTTGGCAATAAACCCTTAACAGGCGAGCAAGTACGTTGGGGCTTAGAACACTTAGACTTAACCGAAGCACGGGTTAAAGAACTAGGAGCAGAAGGTTTCTTATCCCCAATGAAAACCTCTTGCGCAAATCATGAAGGCAGTGGCAAAGTCCGCTTTATGCAATGGGATGGGACAAAATGGGTCAATATCAGTGATTGGATAGAACCTGATTATGAATTGACCATGCAACTAACCAAAGAATCAGCAGCAAAATACGCGGCGGAAAAAGGTGTTAAGCCCCGTGATTGCAAAGCGGAAGACGGCAGTTCTTTATAA
- a CDS encoding ABC transporter ATP-binding protein translates to MAVTGRRIGETLLSVDNISLSFGGVKALTNISFSVKEHEILAIIGPNGAGKSSMLNVINGVYHPQEGKITYKGQTRAKMKAHEAAQQGIARTFQNIALFKGMSVLDNIMTGRCLKMKSNFLLQAFYLGAARREEIEHRRKVEEIIDFLRIESIRKTPVGRLPYGLQKRVELARALAAEPELLLLDEPMAGMNVEEKEDMCRFILDVNDEFGTTIVLIEHDMGVVMDISDRVVVLDYGRKIGDGTPDEVRNNPEVIEAYLGNSH, encoded by the coding sequence ATGGCAGTCACAGGCAGAAGAATCGGCGAAACGCTGTTAAGTGTGGACAACATTAGCTTGAGCTTTGGTGGTGTTAAGGCATTAACCAATATTAGCTTTTCCGTCAAAGAGCATGAGATTTTAGCGATTATTGGCCCTAATGGTGCGGGTAAAAGTTCCATGTTAAACGTGATTAATGGCGTTTATCATCCACAAGAGGGCAAAATCACGTATAAGGGACAAACACGTGCGAAGATGAAAGCGCATGAGGCAGCGCAACAAGGTATTGCCCGTACCTTTCAAAACATTGCGTTATTTAAAGGAATGAGCGTCTTAGATAACATCATGACAGGGCGTTGTTTAAAGATGAAAAGTAATTTTCTCTTACAAGCCTTTTATTTAGGCGCGGCAAGACGGGAAGAAATCGAGCATCGGCGAAAAGTTGAGGAAATTATCGACTTTTTACGTATTGAATCGATTCGTAAAACCCCTGTTGGTCGCTTGCCTTATGGCTTACAAAAACGGGTAGAACTTGCCCGTGCGTTAGCGGCTGAACCTGAATTGTTATTGTTGGATGAACCCATGGCAGGCATGAACGTCGAGGAAAAAGAGGATATGTGTCGTTTTATCCTTGATGTTAATGATGAATTTGGCACAACGATTGTGCTGATTGAACATGATATGGGGGTCGTGATGGATATTTCTGACAGAGTGGTCGTGTTGGATTATGGGCGCAAAATTGGCGATGGTACGCCTGATGAAGTGCGGAATAATCCTGAAGTTATCGAGGCATATTTAGGAAATTCCCATTAA
- a CDS encoding branched-chain amino acid ABC transporter permease, with amino-acid sequence MAGEIAFFFEVLISGLLSGVMYALVALGFVLIYKASGVLNFAQGAMVFFAALTYVGLLEKGLSIWTAIALTLVIMLVVAILTERLVLRPLVNQPPITLFMATIGLAFFLDGFAQLVWGSEVRGLDLGISESPVEFLINHTGMYISIFDLVAALIAGTLVVLLVLFFNKTRVGRALRAVADDHQAALSVGIPLQHIWVIVWSVAGIVALVTGLLWGSRLGVQYSLTQVALKALPVLILGGFTSIPGAIIGGLIIGSTEKLAEVYVGSYVGGGIQEWFPYMLAMLFLLFRPEGLFGERHIDRV; translated from the coding sequence GTGGCTGGAGAAATAGCGTTTTTCTTCGAAGTGCTGATTTCAGGCTTATTATCAGGCGTGATGTACGCCTTAGTCGCTTTAGGTTTTGTGTTAATTTATAAAGCCTCTGGTGTCCTCAATTTTGCGCAAGGAGCGATGGTGTTCTTTGCTGCACTCACTTATGTTGGTTTATTAGAAAAAGGCTTAAGCATCTGGACTGCCATCGCCCTGACTTTGGTCATTATGCTGGTCGTTGCTATTCTCACTGAGCGTTTAGTCTTGCGTCCGCTGGTCAATCAACCACCAATTACTCTTTTTATGGCAACCATTGGGCTTGCTTTTTTTCTCGATGGCTTTGCGCAATTGGTTTGGGGCTCAGAAGTGCGGGGCTTAGATTTGGGAATTTCTGAATCGCCTGTTGAATTTCTTATCAATCACACGGGGATGTATATCAGCATCTTTGACCTCGTCGCCGCATTGATTGCAGGTACTTTAGTCGTCTTATTAGTGTTATTTTTTAATAAAACCCGTGTTGGGCGGGCATTACGGGCGGTTGCAGACGACCATCAAGCCGCTTTATCTGTCGGCATTCCTTTACAACATATTTGGGTGATTGTTTGGTCAGTCGCAGGCATTGTCGCGCTGGTGACGGGATTACTTTGGGGGTCACGCTTAGGCGTGCAATACAGCTTAACGCAAGTTGCTTTAAAAGCCTTACCTGTGCTGATACTCGGTGGATTTACCTCTATTCCAGGGGCGATTATTGGCGGTTTAATCATTGGTTCTACGGAGAAATTGGCTGAAGTGTATGTCGGTTCTTACGTGGGCGGTGGGATACAAGAATGGTTTCCGTACATGTTAGCGATGCTGTTCTTATTATTCCGTCCCGAAGGGTTATTTGGTGAACGACATATCGACCGCGTTTAG
- the ahcY gene encoding adenosylhomocysteinase: MSTQPIINLTPDYKVADIGLAAWGHKEIAIAETEMPGLMTIRKEYAAQKPLKGARIAGCLHMTIQTAVLIETLVELGAEVRWSSCNIFSTQDQAAAAIADQGIPVFAWKGETEAEYDWCVEQTIFGPNGWLPNMILDDGGDLTKVMHEKYPDLLKEVKGITEETTTGVHRLYEMFKQGKLKVPAINVNDSVTKSKFDNLYGCRESLVDGIKRATDVMIAGKICVVLGYGDVGKGCAQAFRGLGGTVWVTEIDPICALQAAMEGYRIVTMDDAAALGDIFVTTTGNVRVITHEHMLKMKNQAIVCNIGHFDSEIDIASLQKYQWEEIKPQVDHVIFPDGKRIIVLAKGRLVNLGCATGHPSFVMSNSFTNQVLAQIELWNHHDKYENKVYVLPKHLDEKVARLHLGRLGAKLTELTSEQASYIGVPVTGPYKPEHYRY; the protein is encoded by the coding sequence ATGAGTACACAACCCATCATTAACTTAACGCCCGATTACAAAGTTGCTGACATCGGTTTAGCCGCATGGGGACACAAAGAAATCGCCATTGCTGAAACCGAAATGCCCGGTTTAATGACGATTCGTAAAGAATACGCGGCTCAAAAACCGTTAAAAGGCGCGCGGATTGCGGGTTGCTTACACATGACCATCCAAACCGCTGTTTTAATTGAAACCTTAGTCGAGCTTGGGGCTGAAGTCCGCTGGTCATCCTGCAATATCTTCTCAACCCAAGACCAAGCCGCCGCCGCGATTGCAGACCAAGGGATTCCCGTGTTTGCATGGAAAGGCGAAACCGAAGCCGAATATGACTGGTGTGTAGAACAAACCATTTTCGGACCCAATGGCTGGCTACCCAACATGATTCTGGACGACGGTGGCGACTTAACCAAAGTCATGCACGAAAAATACCCCGACCTGTTAAAAGAAGTCAAAGGGATTACCGAAGAAACCACCACAGGCGTACATCGTCTGTATGAAATGTTCAAACAAGGCAAGCTAAAAGTCCCCGCGATTAACGTCAACGACTCCGTGACTAAATCCAAATTTGACAACCTCTATGGCTGCCGTGAATCCTTAGTCGACGGCATTAAACGCGCAACTGATGTCATGATTGCGGGTAAAATCTGCGTCGTTTTAGGCTATGGCGACGTAGGCAAAGGCTGCGCCCAAGCCTTCCGTGGCTTAGGTGGCACAGTATGGGTTACTGAAATTGACCCCATTTGCGCCTTACAAGCCGCGATGGAAGGCTATCGCATTGTCACCATGGATGATGCTGCTGCCTTAGGCGATATTTTCGTCACCACCACAGGCAACGTGCGCGTGATTACTCACGAACACATGCTAAAAATGAAAAATCAAGCCATTGTCTGCAATATCGGACATTTCGACTCTGAAATTGACATTGCCAGCTTACAAAAATACCAATGGGAAGAAATCAAACCCCAAGTCGACCACGTTATATTCCCTGATGGCAAACGCATCATCGTTTTAGCAAAAGGACGTTTAGTCAACTTAGGATGTGCAACAGGTCATCCGAGCTTCGTGATGTCCAACTCCTTCACTAACCAAGTGTTAGCCCAAATCGAGTTATGGAATCACCACGACAAATATGAAAATAAAGTTTACGTCTTACCCAAACACTTAGACGAAAAAGTTGCCCGCTTACACTTAGGACGTTTAGGCGCGAAACTGACTGAACTGACCAGCGAACAAGCCAGCTATATCGGCGTACCCGTCACAGGTCCTTATAAACCTGAACATTATCGCTATTAA
- a CDS encoding branched-chain amino acid ABC transporter permease: MFYRETGQFKSHYAEDSAIFPIQQDRIALYLLLAVAFIGVPLFATDYWMGSILTPFLILSLAAIWLNILTGYAGQLSLGSAAFMAVGAFTAYNFALRMPYLPLIVDFILAGLVAALVGVLFGLPSLRIKGFYLAVATLAAQFFIIWLLNRVSWFSNNDASGVINAPEIIMFGHTFGSVTERYLLTLLIVALLALLAKNMVRCHIGRAWMAIRDMDVAAEVIGIKMLKTKLLAFAVSSFYCGVAGALWAFLYLRTLDAQADAFSLAGSFQILFMIIIGGVGSILGSFLGAAFIVLLPIFLNIIASLFGSTLNADVVAHLEVMIFGILIIFFLIVEPHGLARLWVITKEKLRLWPFPH, translated from the coding sequence ATGTTTTATCGTGAAACAGGACAATTTAAATCGCATTATGCTGAAGATTCAGCAATTTTCCCCATTCAACAAGACCGTATTGCTTTATATCTGTTATTAGCCGTTGCTTTTATTGGCGTGCCTTTATTTGCAACAGATTATTGGATGGGGTCAATCCTCACACCGTTTTTAATTCTATCGCTTGCGGCTATTTGGCTAAATATTTTAACGGGTTACGCGGGACAGCTTTCATTAGGCAGTGCTGCGTTTATGGCAGTGGGTGCATTTACGGCGTATAACTTCGCTTTGCGGATGCCATATTTACCGCTGATTGTTGATTTTATTTTAGCGGGCTTAGTTGCGGCATTAGTGGGGGTATTATTTGGCTTGCCAAGTTTACGGATTAAAGGTTTTTATCTAGCCGTTGCAACGCTCGCCGCGCAATTTTTCATCATTTGGTTACTCAATCGCGTGAGCTGGTTTTCCAATAATGATGCCTCTGGCGTGATTAACGCACCTGAAATCATTATGTTTGGTCATACGTTCGGCAGTGTCACGGAACGCTATTTATTAACCCTGCTCATTGTCGCGTTGCTGGCGTTGCTCGCTAAAAATATGGTGCGTTGTCACATTGGGCGGGCATGGATGGCAATTCGAGATATGGATGTCGCGGCAGAAGTGATAGGCATTAAGATGTTAAAAACCAAACTATTAGCCTTTGCAGTCAGCTCATTTTATTGTGGCGTTGCGGGGGCTTTGTGGGCATTTTTATATTTACGCACCTTAGACGCACAAGCCGATGCTTTTTCGCTGGCTGGGTCTTTTCAAATCTTATTCATGATTATTATCGGCGGGGTTGGCAGCATTTTAGGCTCATTTTTAGGGGCTGCATTTATAGTCTTACTGCCAATTTTCTTAAATATTATCGCCAGTTTATTTGGAAGTACCTTAAATGCAGATGTGGTAGCGCATTTAGAAGTGATGATTTTCGGGATTTTAATCATTTTCTTCTTAATTGTTGAACCGCATGGTTTAGCGCGTTTATGGGTAATTACTAAAGAAAAACTGCGTTTATGGCCGTTTCCACATTAA
- a CDS encoding ABC transporter ATP-binding protein, which yields MMNDTNTSLFLSVNNVEVIYDHVILVLKGVSLEVPEGGIVALLGANGAGKTTTLKAISNLLGVERGEVTKGSISFRHEQVDQLNPAELVKRGIIQVMEGRRCFGHLTVEENLLTGSYIRHDGRAAIRESLEKVYHYFPRLKVRRLSQAGYTSGGEQQMVAIGRALMANPKMILLDEPSMGLAPQLVEEIFLIVKELNQQEKVSFLLAEQNTIIALRYADYGYILENGRVVMDGDAKTLSENEDVKEFYLGLSKHGRKSFRDVKHYRRRKRWLA from the coding sequence ATGATGAATGATACGAATACCTCTCTGTTTCTGTCTGTCAACAATGTCGAAGTGATTTACGATCATGTGATTCTGGTACTAAAAGGGGTTTCTTTAGAAGTCCCTGAAGGTGGTATCGTTGCCTTACTGGGTGCAAATGGTGCAGGCAAAACCACGACATTAAAGGCAATTTCTAACTTATTAGGCGTAGAGCGGGGAGAAGTAACAAAAGGCTCTATTTCTTTTCGCCATGAACAAGTTGACCAGTTAAACCCTGCGGAATTAGTCAAACGTGGCATTATTCAAGTGATGGAAGGTCGACGTTGCTTTGGACATTTAACCGTTGAAGAAAATCTGCTCACAGGCTCTTATATTCGCCACGATGGACGCGCGGCAATACGTGAGAGTTTAGAAAAGGTTTACCATTATTTCCCCCGCCTTAAAGTCCGTCGCTTAAGTCAAGCAGGCTACACCTCTGGTGGGGAACAACAAATGGTTGCCATTGGGCGTGCGCTGATGGCGAATCCTAAAATGATATTACTCGATGAACCCTCTATGGGACTTGCCCCCCAATTAGTCGAAGAAATTTTCCTCATCGTTAAAGAACTCAACCAACAAGAAAAAGTGAGTTTTCTACTCGCTGAACAGAATACTATCATTGCCTTACGCTATGCCGACTACGGCTATATTTTAGAAAATGGGCGGGTAGTGATGGATGGCGATGCGAAAACCCTAAGCGAAAACGAAGACGTTAAAGAATTCTACTTAGGCTTAAGCAAACATGGGCGTAAGAGTTTTCGGGATGTTAAACATTATCGTCGTCGGAAACGCTGGTTAGCTTAA
- a CDS encoding phenylacetate--CoA ligase family protein, which translates to MQQHHSVFYDDLETLDPHVRELTLFASLPRQIHHAQQNSASFAKILAGINGADIINRQALAQLPITRKSNLIALQEKNPPFGGLAALFPRQMRRIFSSPGPIYEPEARRIDFWRMARALYAAGFRTGDIVHNCLSYHFTPGGWMFDDGAQALGCAVFPAGTGQTEQQVRSITDIRPNAYTGTPSFLKIILEKARELNTDVSCLRKALVSGEALPNSLRREINNAGIDIYQCYATADLGMIAYESSAKEGLILDEALILEIVRAGTGEPVATGEIGEVVITSLCPEYPLIRFATGDLSAVLAEASPCGRTNVRIKGWLGRADQTTKIKGMFVHPEQIDAVIKRHPAVSYARLVVDRDNFNDIMTLYCEVKDNAQTPELTSALENSVQVVCKLKGKVQLVKCQTLARDGKVIDDIRKYD; encoded by the coding sequence ATGCAACAACATCATTCCGTATTTTATGATGATTTAGAAACCTTAGACCCGCATGTTCGTGAATTAACCCTCTTTGCGAGCTTGCCCCGTCAAATTCACCACGCCCAACAAAATTCTGCCAGTTTTGCCAAAATTTTAGCGGGTATCAATGGGGCAGACATTATTAACCGTCAAGCCCTTGCACAATTACCCATTACCCGCAAAAGCAATCTGATTGCGCTACAAGAAAAAAATCCCCCATTTGGCGGACTTGCCGCCCTATTTCCGCGCCAAATGCGCCGTATTTTCTCCTCACCAGGCCCTATTTACGAACCCGAAGCACGACGTATCGATTTCTGGCGGATGGCGCGGGCGTTATATGCGGCAGGATTTCGCACAGGTGACATTGTCCACAACTGTTTATCCTATCATTTCACCCCTGGTGGCTGGATGTTTGATGACGGGGCGCAAGCCTTAGGCTGTGCTGTTTTTCCCGCAGGGACAGGACAAACCGAGCAACAAGTACGCAGTATTACGGATATTCGCCCTAATGCTTACACGGGAACGCCTTCTTTTTTAAAAATCATTTTAGAAAAAGCCCGCGAACTTAACACCGATGTGTCTTGTTTACGCAAGGCATTAGTCTCAGGCGAAGCCTTACCCAACAGCTTACGCCGCGAAATCAATAATGCAGGGATTGATATTTACCAATGTTATGCAACGGCTGATTTGGGCATGATTGCATATGAATCTTCTGCAAAAGAAGGGTTAATTTTAGACGAAGCCTTAATTTTAGAAATTGTTCGAGCTGGTACGGGTGAACCTGTTGCAACGGGAGAAATTGGGGAAGTCGTGATTACCAGTTTATGCCCCGAATACCCATTAATCCGCTTTGCAACGGGAGACTTATCCGCTGTCTTAGCAGAAGCAAGCCCTTGTGGGCGGACTAATGTACGGATTAAAGGTTGGTTAGGACGTGCAGACCAAACGACGAAAATCAAAGGAATGTTTGTACATCCTGAGCAAATAGACGCAGTGATTAAACGTCATCCAGCCGTTAGCTATGCGCGTTTAGTGGTTGATAGAGATAATTTTAACGACATCATGACATTATATTGTGAAGTAAAAGACAATGCACAAACGCCAGAATTAACCAGCGCGTTAGAAAATAGTGTGCAAGTTGTGTGTAAATTAAAAGGCAAGGTGCAATTAGTCAAATGCCAAACCTTAGCCCGTGATGGAAAAGTCATTGATGATATTCGGAAATATGATTGA
- a CDS encoding AMP-dependent synthetase/ligase, which translates to MSELDTFPKLLVHHAKQRPHRVAIREKDFGIWQSWTWSQVYEQVRELVCGLSAMGLQHGDKVAIIGDNRPRLYWAMTAVQTLGAIPVPLYQDAATEEMQYVLEHAEARFAFAEDQEQVDKLLEIRDRCPYLEHIIYDDPRGMRFHEMYEKAFLHSYTHTQERGRHYQFDNTGLFPSAVEETKASDTAIIVYTSGTTGRPKGVMLSHNNLIVTARNAIERDGLTDKEEVLAYLPMAWVGDNLFSYAQYYVAGFCVNCPESSDTVLTDLRELGPTYFFAPPRIYESLLTQVMIRMEDAGYLKRWLFQYFMEFAKQVGVKVLDGHEIPFADKLQYQIGRFLLYEPLKNVLGLSCIRLAYTAGEAIGPEIFQFYRSLGINVKQLYGMTEGSVFVCTQLNGQVKPDTVGTPSPQVEMKISDTGEVIFRSPGVFQGYFKNPEATAEAKDAEGWFHTGDAGFFDDSGQLKIIDRAKDVGKLTNGAMFAPKYIENKLKFFPHIKEAVAFGDGRDYATAFINIDLGSVGNWAERRNLAYTGYNDLAGQTAVYDLIEKCIEQVNFDLSQEPHLADSQIKRFLILHKELDADDGELTRTGKVRRRPLAEKYATLIDALYSAQESINVEAAVKFEDGREGVIRATLKIRQTKTFTPLAKAS; encoded by the coding sequence ATGTCTGAATTAGATACCTTCCCTAAGCTATTGGTTCACCATGCAAAACAGCGTCCTCATCGAGTCGCCATTCGTGAAAAAGATTTCGGTATTTGGCAATCGTGGACTTGGTCACAAGTTTATGAGCAAGTCCGTGAATTAGTTTGTGGTTTATCCGCGATGGGCTTACAACATGGGGATAAAGTCGCCATTATTGGCGATAATCGCCCCCGTTTATATTGGGCAATGACAGCAGTCCAAACCTTAGGCGCGATTCCCGTTCCTTTGTATCAAGACGCTGCCACAGAAGAAATGCAGTATGTGCTAGAACACGCTGAAGCACGTTTTGCCTTTGCCGAAGACCAAGAACAAGTCGATAAACTCCTCGAAATTAGAGACCGTTGTCCCTACTTAGAACATATCATTTATGACGACCCGCGCGGAATGCGTTTTCATGAAATGTATGAAAAAGCCTTTTTGCACAGTTATACCCATACACAAGAGCGCGGACGACATTATCAATTTGATAATACAGGTCTATTTCCCAGTGCGGTGGAGGAAACCAAAGCCAGCGATACCGCCATTATTGTTTATACTTCAGGCACAACAGGTCGTCCAAAAGGGGTTATGCTGTCGCACAATAACTTAATTGTTACCGCTCGTAATGCGATAGAACGTGATGGTTTAACGGATAAAGAAGAAGTTTTAGCCTATTTACCGATGGCGTGGGTGGGCGACAATCTTTTTTCATATGCACAATACTATGTTGCGGGCTTTTGCGTGAATTGTCCTGAAAGTAGCGATACGGTTTTAACCGATTTACGTGAGTTAGGCCCTACCTATTTCTTTGCCCCGCCCCGTATTTATGAAAGTCTGCTCACGCAAGTGATGATACGTATGGAAGATGCAGGCTATTTAAAACGTTGGTTGTTTCAATATTTTATGGAGTTTGCCAAACAAGTCGGCGTTAAAGTGTTAGATGGGCATGAAATCCCTTTTGCCGATAAATTGCAGTATCAAATCGGGCGTTTTTTACTCTATGAACCCTTAAAAAATGTCTTAGGACTTAGTTGCATTCGCTTGGCTTATACCGCTGGGGAAGCAATTGGCCCTGAGATTTTCCAGTTTTACCGCTCTTTAGGCATTAATGTAAAACAGCTTTATGGTATGACTGAAGGTTCTGTCTTTGTCTGTACGCAATTAAATGGTCAAGTGAAACCCGACACCGTTGGCACACCATCGCCCCAAGTCGAAATGAAAATTTCTGACACAGGGGAAGTGATTTTCCGCAGTCCAGGCGTTTTTCAGGGCTATTTTAAAAATCCTGAAGCAACCGCAGAAGCAAAAGATGCAGAGGGCTGGTTTCACACAGGCGATGCAGGTTTTTTTGATGATTCAGGGCAGTTAAAAATTATTGACCGTGCAAAAGATGTCGGTAAATTGACCAATGGGGCAATGTTTGCACCGAAATATATTGAAAATAAACTGAAGTTTTTCCCCCACATTAAAGAAGCGGTTGCCTTTGGGGATGGGCGTGATTATGCCACTGCTTTTATTAACATCGATTTAGGCTCAGTCGGTAACTGGGCAGAACGTCGTAACCTAGCTTATACAGGTTATAACGATTTAGCAGGACAAACCGCTGTTTATGACTTGATCGAAAAATGTATCGAGCAAGTCAATTTTGACCTGTCACAAGAGCCACATCTGGCTGATTCACAAATTAAACGCTTTTTAATCCTTCATAAAGAACTGGATGCCGATGATGGTGAATTAACTCGCACGGGTAAAGTGCGCCGTCGTCCGCTTGCGGAAAAATACGCAACTCTTATCGACGCGCTGTATTCCGCGCAAGAATCCATCAACGTAGAGGCAGCGGTTAAATTTGAAGATGGGCGTGAAGGGGTTATCCGTGCCACGTTAAAAATTCGGCAAACAAAAACCTTTACCCCCCTTGCGAAAGCCAGTTAA